In the genome of Arachis stenosperma cultivar V10309 chromosome 2, arast.V10309.gnm1.PFL2, whole genome shotgun sequence, the window TATAACCAAACACAACAGAAAACTAACGCAAGGGTTTCCAAAACTTAATTACTTACTGAAATAGCAAAACGAAGTAGCTGAAAACTCTGAAGATGACATGCAAGCACCGATACTCAACCTTATGATGGACAACGTCGCAACATCTCAGCATGAGTTAACAGAACAGCGACAAAGAGGCTTCTCGAACCAAAAATGCTTACCAAGCCAAAGGATTCAGCGGCGCTCTCCGGCGGCAGAGGCAAGGCGCGGCGACACCCAGGTCATCCTCCTTCCACGGAACCCTGACAGCGGCTGTAGCAACATGCAGTGACTATAATGTTCCCAGAATTCAAAAAGGGCAAAATCTAATAACAAGACCCTTACCGGTAGTGGATCCCGGCGACGCAGCAATATTCTTCGGTGGTAGGAGCTTGGCGGCGCACCTCCAGCAGCGACAACAAGGCTCGCGGCCGCGGTTGGGCGCGGTGGCAGAGGCAGCTCCGCGACGGCTCTCCTCCCCCGACGCAGCTCTCTCCTTCTTGTGACAACGCCGGAAGCGAATGGGCGGCACGGTTCCTTCCTCCATCGTGGTCATCTATCTCACCTCAGATCTGACCCGCGATGGCGATGGCTTTTACGGACAGTAGCAGCGGCCTTCCTCCTCCCTTGGACAGCGATGCAGCACGGCGGCGAGGAGCTGGCGCGACTGGCCGGCGAGCTCATCCTTCCCTCTTCCCTTCTCCGCGATccttttccctttctttctttctttctttctttctttcttcagTGAGTGTGGGTGCGTGTGTTTAGTTTGTGTGTGTGCTGAGGGTGTGGGTGGGTGAGGTGAATGGGTTAGGGTTTAAGTTAATGAAGGTAATTAGGATTTGTGTTGTGTAATGAAATTGGGGATTTTAGGAATTAAGATAAGAtggtagtttttaataaaaataaaagtatagagtaataatccaaaatcaaattaaatatataataatcagCTTTGAAATACTGTTTTATTATCAACTTGAATTTTATTTTCGAATAAATGCTAATTCAATTGAAGATTTGATGATAATTAgattaattctcttttatttataaaataaggttaaaaatctaaatatttaaaattaaggcatataaaatatttactatttttcaattataagaactctaaataataaataagaattCACTCAACTTACATATAAAAATtcctaaaaaatatatttttaaataaatataataaatcataaataatttattcaatAACCTTTAAAAACTAGGGTCTtacaatatttaaaatatatctaatatataaatacaacAATTCAACAAAGTATGTATATTTAGTAGGTTTCTTTCATTTGAAATATATTAATTTGGATtcgtttatttatttatcttccAAAAACAAATGCATACATGATTGATAATATTGTTGGTTTGGAAACAGATAAGAAAGACACACacctgaaaaagaaaaagaaaaaattatagtaTACCAAGAATTCAATATCCATACATAAAAGGGGTATCGACACGTAACAAAATGATTGGTGTACTACGTTGTACTGTTCATTAGTGTTGACCATGAAATTATGAATTAATATACGTGATGCTCGATTCAAATTAAGATTATGTATGGCCATTTTTGTTTCGTTGTTATCTTTATTAAAGTGTATGGTCCACGTAgtctttcaaattttaaatgtaCATAATAGTGATGATCAAGTGTATTGTACAATTAGGCAATGCTCGTCAATATAAGGTCTTAGTTGGTGTCTATATTAAGGGCACCTAATTAGGTACTTGCCTTAATACTAGGGAACGTGGACTTACTTCAAGTTTactcttttcttattctctctctttctctctcttgcCTGATACtatatggtatcagagctttcTCTCTATACCAGAGATTTGTAATGTAACTGTAATATAATTAGATTACATATAGGACTAGCCTGTCACGTAATCAATTGGCCTGAGTCTGGCCTGCAACCTGctataagttttttttaaagTACTAACCCTGACCTGTTATTCAGCCTGGCCTGGCTTGAAGCTTGTTAAAAggtttgataattttttttttacaaaaataaaaatattatttaaaaaaattatttgttacTGTACTAGTTAGTATTTCCTATAACTATATAATATGAGATACACATATAATTACTCCAATTCAGTTTGTTATTAATTCATTTCTAACATACTTTCAGAACTTTACTCTTTTtctattctctctctctctctctctggccTGATACCTATATGATATCAGAGCTTTCTCTCTATATCGGAGCTTTGTAATGTAACTGTAATTAGATTACATATATTTGTGCAATCTATATCATGTATATGATGGAACATAAAGCTGCATTATTGATAAaattttactatatatatatatatatatatatatatatatatatatatatatatatataaggccttttaattatttaatttgttgcTAAGTAAGGTACACAATAATGTACACATTGTTTATTAATGTCTGAAAATGTTCTTAAATTTAGGAACAGTGTAAATACATGGTTTAGGAGTGGAAACAGGCCAGGCCAGGCCAACAGGACTAGCCTGTCACGTAATCAATTGGTCTGAGCCTGGCCTGCAGCCTGCTATAGACTTTTTTTAAAGTATTAATCCTGACTTGTTATTCAACCTGGCTTGGTCTGAAGCCTATTAAAAGgcctgataatttttttttacaaaaataaaaatattatttaaaaaaatttatttgttactaGTCAACATTCTCTATAACTATATAATATGAGATACACATATAATTACTTCAATTCAGTTTGTTATTAATTCATTTCTAACATACTTTCAAAACTTTACTCTTTTtctattctctttctttctttctctctggCCTAATACCTATATGGTATCAGAGTTTTCTCTCTTTACTATATGGTATCAAGTTGAGATACTCCCTATAAGAAAGAAAGTCACGAGAGGAGTAGCAGTGTCAATATACAATACAAAAGATCAACATTGGAGTTTGGCTTCAATACCACAGATGTTGTGATATTCATTCACAATTATTGAAATTGCAGTCCTATGACCATTATCTAAATCAAATCACTAAATGTTAGACAAGGTTACGCTATATCATAAAGCTAATTATCACGGTAACTCCAATTTAAGACAAGCCTATCATAATACCTTCAACTAAATTTTCTCCCTAAAAAGCAAAATATGGAATAAGAAAACACTATCGCACtagtttaaacaataaaaaataaatcaagtaTACTGTATTCTTACTTTGATATTGTTCAATAACTtgtagaaatcttcaagtttaTTTCTCCTCCATTGGAATCGAAAAATTTTTATTAGGGTTTTGGAGTTCAATCACTGTCACGTAATCAATTAGTCTGAGTCTGGCCTGTAGCCTGCTATAAGCTTTTTTTAAAGTACTAATCCTGGCCTATTATTCAGCCTGGCCTGGTTTGAAACTTCTTAAAAGgcttgatattttttttttacaaaaataaaaa includes:
- the LOC130960737 gene encoding uncharacterized protein LOC130960737 isoform X1, coding for MTTMEEGTVPPIRFRRCHKKERAASGEESRRGAASATAPNRGREPCCRCWRCAAKLLPPKNIAASPGSTTAAVRVPWKEDDLGVAAPCLCRRRAPLNPLAWLSIGACMSSSEFSATSFCYFSLSSEYCMLHKYCCGCCKND
- the LOC130960737 gene encoding uncharacterized protein LOC130960737 isoform X2, whose translation is MTTMEEGTVPPIRFRRCHKKERAASGEESRRGAASATAPNRGREPCCRCWRCAAKLLPPKNIAASPGSTTAAVRVPWKEDDLGVAAPCLCRRRAPLNPLAWLSIGACMSSSEFSATSFCYFNFSFQETDEESYEE